The Nymphaea colorata isolate Beijing-Zhang1983 chromosome 7, ASM883128v2, whole genome shotgun sequence DNA window agattctatattttcttctcatttttcattaagtttgagattttttgtGGATTGACCTCACACCCTtcctcagggcaatgggaagctcgtcattttctttttcaacctcatcttgagtcttcCAGGGAAGgaatggcattgggattggaattAGACCTCGCACcacaagtcacctcctctgtccgagcacctcgtctagagtagacctgtccaaacaaacgaAGGCCTTCCTTCTCAGTCCCGGTGTTAcaccctttctccttctcaGGCATATCAACAACTGTGAGAGGTTTTGAACATCCTTTCTCCCTTTCATACCCATAATCAACTGTGATaggttcttctttcttgtaatccaagaagtctgtaaattgaatctcttgactctgagaatactcttccctaaccacagacttctccTCCTAAAGAGTATTCTCACAAAAGTAAGatgcatgttccaaaaaggtaacatcccttgtaacataaactcgaccagtagTAGGATCAAGACATCTATACCCTttctgagtggaagaatacccaacaaacacacccttgatagaccgggggtcaagtttcttaacatttggactgtgatcatgaataaaacacacacaaccaaacacacgaggggggagaagaaaaGGTTGACGACTTCCCGGAAGTAAGGAATGAGGAGTCCGACCATTCAgtacacgactgggcatgcggttgatgaggtaccactagtaagaactgcatcaccccaatagtgtttgggaagatttctctgaaacaaaagggctATGGTGACATTAAGGAGCTGGCGGTTCTTCCTCTCAGCCACCTCgttttgagggggggtataactacaggacgtcttatgaacaatccccctttttcgaaGAAAATTCTCAActgactgacacatatactcacgggcattatctgatcgaaaagttttaacatttccaccatattgagtttgcacaagaagaatgaacgTCTCTATGATTTAAAGtacctcactgcgatcttttaacaagtacacaaaggtggtcctagagaagtcatcaataaaagtaataaaatattgaaacccttgacgggtatgaattctcAAAGGCCCCCACACTTCAGAGTAaaccaaggaaaaaacttcattaacacaactagtagaaatagggtacgaagccctcacatgtttggcaaactgacatacatcacaagaaatcaaagacaaattcaTAGTGGAACACAAATCGGAAAACAACTGTtttaaaatcccaaaaggtTAATGCCGAAGgcattcatgccaatacaaaaaggactgaagacaatcttctcttcattttctgTCTTGCTAATCACTGTCATAAGAGCCGTGGCCACTCGTATGAGAAGACGATATAAgccatcagacgccaaaccaatcccaatcctcttccctatcaccaagtcctgcaaaacacaacgatttaTAGAGAAAATGAGGTCACaattcagctctttagtaagtttactaactgataagagatttaagggaaactgagggacatgtaatgctcctcgcacatgaaatttgtcaaaCAAGGACAGACTCCCTTCTCCAGCCACaaaggtagaggaaccatctgcgagGGATAATTCGTTTCCTACCAGAAGCCAatttatactcatgaaacaatttagggttacctgtcatgtggtgagtagcaccagtgtcaacaatccattctcccaaGTAGGAGTTACCTATATCCCCTACGatggcaagagcatgattagccttCGTTTCATATGATGTCTCGGCCGGATTGACATCGATCCGACCCAAATAGGCTAGTTCACGAAGCtgttcagcagaaatggagGCCTTGCATCCACTAGAGTTGGTATCCTCCGACACAGGcatcttcccactagaagatcTCACCCTGTTATCCcgttttctggatgaagatcccaacggAAATCCACAGTATGGCCAGTCTTCTTGCAATGAGTGCATCTACGAAGAGGTTTGGGAGCACTACCCAGACCAGGACTAACAAGTGCAGATCTCTCATTATAAGGTATGTGATCCCTCTTCCCCCCAGGGGGAACAagtcttctctgttcttcagcctCAACATGGGAGTAGACATCTTCGATATGAAGGATTcctcagagttaagaatctgactcctgatattttcaaattcatcatttAGCCCTACTAAGAACAGGAATATCCTATCCTCCCATTCTTTTGCAACGTACTGCATCTGGTTGTCATGACAGTGCCAAGTAGCCTCggaatggtagtcaagatcctcccattTGGATTTTAGAGCTGCATAGAAATCTGGACCGAGAATCCCTTGCCTGAGagcatacacatccttcatcagttgatacacacgaaccttcctcttcttctggcATACATTTGTTCCAACATGatccacatatctctcgcagtctTCTTTCGAAGAATGAGAGATTGAATATCAGACGAgactgaattaacaatccaattttcacttggttgtcctcaagaaaccaagtatcccaagcTATATACTGTTCGTTGCAAGTTCAACCTTACTCCCATTCACATATGCAATACGGCCTCGACCAGCTATTCCCGTGGTGATGGCGGCAGCCCACTTAAGATAATTTTCCATAGTAAGGCGAACGGTAGTGACTTGAAGGGAATACTCTCGGTTCTATAAGCCACAGCTTCATTCTAATCAGTGTTGACGGtcgacgaggaagaggctgccataattgCAGACCTGCCTTACAAAGGGGGCAAAAagaaacagcagcggcaaaacATGGACAGCAAAAAAGGGAACAAACGGGCCAAAAACATGAACTCCACCAAGCAGAACCAGGGGCTGAACAGAAACAACCTGCCGTGCGATGGAGTAACATCGGGCGAGGCAGCTGGTGGCAGCAGCGTTTCCAGGCGATGCAGTCAGGTGGTGGCGGCAGGAACAGAGCACGAGTGGCGACGTTAGGCGCTGGCAGAGGCGACAGCAGCGGTCTCGGGCAATGCTCTTTGAAGGgcgaagagaaaaaaatctCGGGCGTAGAAGGTGCACCGTCGGGCACAGCAGCCTTCGCCTGAGTCCACCAAAACTTCACAGCGGCAAGCAggacagaaagagagagtcaCCATAATAGAGAGACGCTGAAACTCCAGACGGCGTCGAGTGCGTCGCCGAAACTCCAATAGTGACGAGTGCGTCGCTAGAAGAGACGCCGGAACTCCACAATGTCAGGCGATGACCAATGTCGGGCAGCGAACAGTAACAGAACGTGATTGGAACCATCGGCGATGGGCAATGAACAGTACCAGCACAAGTCCTCCTCTCACACGGccacaacagaaacaaaaacgcGAATCAGTCACGCCGGAACTTCAcaactctgataccatgtaggaACACGAGgatcaagaacaaaggaatatgatgaacacgatgtaacgtggaaaaaccctcagcaagaggaaaaaaaaaaccatggacgaggaggaactggcgcccactagcaaccagactctctctctcttaagatttcattaacaactcaaaattagggttacaaccCTTAAgaaaggcccaacaagggctacacgatggatcgggtatggatccagacccggtcctgAAACCCATTTAACATGCTTCAACAGTactgttaaaatttagaaacagcAAACTACTTGAAATTCAATGTTGTTATGCTactcctttttcttgctttatgtGCTAATCTCATTATTCAAGAAGATAAACGATGTTGACAGCTCCGTGTGAGACATATCTTCTGACAGTAATAGCCTACAGATATTGACTTCCATGGGTTTTCTAGGAGCAAACTTCCTTTGAGGCCTGAAACTTGCTGTACAATCAGCTTTACCTCGTTAAAGCTTGTCCAATGGCTTGTCTGAATACTATTAAAGTGATGCTCTAATGAAGCTTCTTTTACCTCTCCTTGACCATACTTGATTTTCAGGCTAGACCATTGGTTCCACAGATCCTAACCAGTTTTGGAAACTTAAAATGTCTTTTAAGTCGAAACTCCACTAGTAGATGGAACTGTGTCTTTCAAGTCAGAACTCTACTAGTAGATGGAACTCATTAATTCAAAGTTGATTTGGGTGTCCACAAAAGCTCATCATCAGACGACCCTTTTGAGCTTTTCTGTGCGGGTGGAAGGACTCTTCTAAGTTATTTGGTTCAGATTCTCAGAATAGTTATAAAAGCTCTGGGACCAAATTGcaataaaatgtttttaattatCTTCTAATTCTTTCTATCAATTAATTTGTGCATTCTCTTTAAAGAAATTTGATTATTCATGCCATGAAGAATATGTGCTAACTTCGTGAAATTTCTTTACATAGGCCatttttttgaatgttgttAGCGGTATGAAGTTGACAGAGACAGCTGGGGATCTTGCAATTGCAGCTGCTATTTGCAGTAGGAATGTATTTCTTGATCATCTTGTTACGAGCAAAACTCTTGTTACTCTTTCCATGGATGGCACTGAATTCTGATCGAATGATTATTTTCTCATACTGTTTTCTGGAAATGTGCTGATAGCTTTTTGGAGTTTCTAATACCTAAGAATGTAGCTTTTATCGGAGAAGTGGAGAAGTTGGTCTTGGTGGCGAGCTTCGAACGGTATGTGTTTGAAATTGTGTACATTATAAttgcatcctttttctttttgtcatttaaatgacaatgaaaaatggttttcattttaacataCATAACATGTTACccttaaaaacattattaaaaatatttcaaacattGTTTAAGATTATGATTGAGAATGTTGAATGCATGTCGAATGATCGTTAGCACTGTGTTGACATGTACTGTGCGAACAGCAACCTCCTCCATCTGTTCTCTAGAAAGGTTTTAAgatcaaagtttttggatgtCCACTATTCTGTATCAATCTGTTCTTTTCGGATGATATCATCTGACAATCACTTTATGAATACCTTGATAACATCAATGAACTTGGCCAAGGGAATCTGTTCATAGTAAAGAGATTTCTAACGCATGGCTACCATGCCAATCCTAACCTGTTTGCCCCTCTTTTTGTGCTTAAGATATGAGGTGCATTCCTCTCTTAACAGTTAACATTGAACATATGTCCACGGTCCTTAGCCTTCTGATTGGTTCCAGCTATCTTTTGATGCTTGGCACCATGACTTAGTAGATTGCATACATTATTACTTCAACGTTGAAAATATCAATGCATCTCATTTATATCTAAAATGCTgattttttgtaaaatcatttCAAGTGTTTGAGCTGTTTGTCCATTTATTACTTTCTctagttcttttgttttttgagaaattaaCGTGAATTTTATGTGAGCAATCGACTAGATCTCTTGCTTGTATTTGCTTCAGCTTTTCTGAGGTCTGCATGTAGATTTAACCTCTCATACTTGCAGTGCACGGCTAAGTGTGCTGTGCTTGGATGATGTCATGTTTTAAGTTAGCCAAATATTCATGCTACTTGATAATGCAAGGACAATTTGGATATTTCGGGTTGCAAGAATGGATAAGAGGCTTAACGAACTTATTAACTTGCGCAATTTAAGAAGTGCGTTATTCCAAAAGTGGCAGAGAAATCGTTCAAAGCCATTGACAAAGTGCGTTATTCCAAAAGTGGCAGAGAAGTCGTTCAAAGCCATTGACACAAGCGGGATAACAACAGTGACTTGTAGCAATCTGAAAGAGGTTCTGAACAAAGTATTTCGGACAGATTAAGTCCTCCTTTGCACAACTTCCCTCGACGCCTTTGGTGCAGTGTTGTACATAACAACTAAGGCTGCAAATGGGCCAATGTTATGAAAGGGCTTCAccatttgctttattttggtGCGATGTTCATAAAAtttatggatacaaatggatcggATGTTATGGAGGAGCCTCACCATTTACCATTTATTAAATGAATTCAACCATTCTTACTGTACTTGGCCGATCCATATTCAACCCGGTTTCTTCCGTACACTGTACCATACTAAGTGGTTAATTGGAGTTTCCACCTGCACTCGATAGCTTTCTTCTGAATGAACGGACTAATACAGACACAGTTTGCTTCCCTTGAtcgtaacttttttttttttaacattctgCAAAATATGAGAAACTGCCAaatatctttaattttgagTTGCCATGAGAAACGCGATCACCGATATCTGAAATGGATTAAATTCAATCAGCGGGCAAACGAAAACTGGCTCCCAGTTTCCTTGCAGATGATTGGCTCACGATCTTTGTAATGGTAATCATTAAAAGGCTGCAACTTTAATATGTTTCCTTGAATGTTAGCTGGTACTTCAAGTTCAAGCTAAAACGTGTGTGGACTCCTACGATTTGCAAAGGAGTTTTCACAAAGTAAGACACTTTAatgaaattattttataaaataactCTCAATTAACATAATTGAGAGCTCGCGGGAGCTAGGTTGGTTCGCAAAACTATCAAATCTCTTGATCCGAATTATGACGTCGCCGAGAAATTGCCGTCCTCACTCAAGGCCTTCCCGTCTGCCAAGAACATTTGTAGATCTTGAATGCTCGACTCTCGCTTACTCTTGGCTTCTTCAATGTCCTCTGGGCTGAGGAAGCTAGGTTGGTTCGCAGAGGAAAGCAACCTCGCCCACATACGGTCAGTTATACAGACTTGATTCTGCTTCTCAGTCATGCGCTGCAAGATCAGGACAATAAAAGCCAGAAATGAGATTCGAATAAATTTCaaactgaaaaggaaatttGACACATTAGACAATCGTGGTGTTTTTCAGTCACGGAGGAACTTACGTAGATAGGTATATAAGCATGCCTGCCGTTAACAGGACCGACAGTGAAGCCCAAGTATCTAGCCATGGTGCCATGGACAGCACTGTGAACGAGAAGCGTGCAATAGATGTTGTCTGAAGCATTGCTAGGAATGGCACGAATCAACAAATGCCATCGTTCAAATTTAGTCTTCTAGATCAATCTTTGTTTGCATCCAAAGTTGCTTTACTCACATACCTATGTATGTGAGGTTCATTACAATCTTTTCCTTGGCAAAGTGGTCCTGCAATTCAAAGGAAGACGAGTTTATTATGGACCTCAAAGACTATTCAACATTGTCACTTACAAGCACTCTGCGTAGGCCTTATCCTCCAGTTGTATAACTTGATCTTGTGAGAAAGCCACAGCCCAACGTCAAGAAGGACCTTGTTTCCCGAAGCATCCTTGTGTTCCATTTCGCGCAAGTGCTCCTCAATAAGATTCTGCCCACCACCTTCTGCTATAACAATAACCATATGACCATTCTCTCTGAGTCTGTGCTCTATGAATTCGAAGAGTCCTCCCCCCGGCCCTTCCAAATAGAAGGGAGATTCAGGAATCTGGCAACAGTCCTACCAATCGCAAGAGGAGTTTGTCAACAACCAGGCAACATTCGACTGGTGCATAAGACACAAGACTTATTAGGTTAAGAAATTTAAAGCATACCACATCTCTGCTAGCCAACGTAGAGTACATAGCAATAAATCCTGCAGCATCAAATGTATGACGGAATTAATAATCAGATAGAGAAATTCATTTCATGAATTGAACCCACTTCAAAAGAGGGGTTGCATTCTTACGGAGAGAATTCAGACATCTCAAAGAAGGCTCCAACTTCCTATTCGACAGCTACAAAACAATTTGATCTTAGAAAAACTGCACCAAAAGGCCCGATGGAGTTGCGGCAGTGAGGTGAATTATGAACCTCTTAGAGTTCAAGTTGTATGAACTACACCGCACTTCAATTCAAAGAAAACCTTAACATGAATAAACCAACAGCATACCAGCCCATCAGCTTGACAAGGCCCACACCATTTTCACCACTTTCAGCTTCAGACATGCGCTGCGTTAATAGCCCTCTGAGCCTCTTCAACTGCAGTATCGAAACCAAATGATTTGTCAATAACCTGAAACAAAGGACACACAAGAGCCATGTAGCATAAGGATCTACTTGGATGATATCTCCAATGGAATAAAGAGTGCTTCAATGCCAAGTTGCAAGCATATTACCGCAATCTCATTATCAATAGTCTTTGGAATTCCGGCAACTGAAACTTTAAGACCACGCCTTTCAATCT harbors:
- the LOC116257777 gene encoding uncharacterized protein LOC116257777 isoform X2; the protein is MSHRLLWSVKNRFGSTDELGVFEMSQSGLQAASNPNEIFLSENNCNSEVLAGLAISVIIDGSRIFLLEVQAIFLNVVSGMKLTETAGDLAIAAAICSSFLEFLIPKNVAFIGEVEKLVLVASFERLQEWIRGLTNLLTCAI
- the LOC116257629 gene encoding ATP-dependent 6-phosphofructokinase 3-like, translating into MHIFPPNGSPRKEIERRGLKVSVAGIPKTIDNEIALKRLRGLLTQRMSEAESGENGVGLVKLMGWYAVGFIAMYSTLASRDVDCCQIPESPFYLEGPGGGLFEFIEHRLRENGHMVIVIAEGGGQNLIEEHLREMEHKDASGNKVLLDVGLWLSHKIKLYNWRIRPTQSAYNIYCTLLVHSAVHGTMARYLGFTVGPVNGRHAYIPIYRMTEKQNQVCITDRMWARLLSSANQPSFLSPEDIEEAKSKRESSIQDLQMFLADGKALSEDGNFSATS